From Aricia agestis chromosome 1, ilAriAges1.1, whole genome shotgun sequence:
AGTTAAAGGGTAGACCCCTTTAACTGTTTTCGATGTGTTTTCCGGGGGATCATCAAGAAGTTACATAAACGTGTAAACGACGATAATTACGAACGAAAAGAATATGTTAcgacttatgacttatgagtaatGATGATCAATTATGAGTGAAATAAATAACAAGCTATAAAGCCTTTAACGGATGTGTGTAATAATTAAGTCATAAAACGAAACATTGAATGATTTACCTTGCGAGTGAAGGATGATGCAAAGCATCGAGCGTGTCTGGTCGAGATACTAAGGCCTTTGACAAAGCCGCAGCCCAGAGTTTCAGGGAATCATACAGCAGCGCTGCATGAGGCGAAGCTTGCGTACATTTTGCACCCAGATACCGACATTGTGTGTGCCAACGCTTGATCCAAGCCTCATCGGCAGCTTCTATTGTAGACGAGCCGTTTTCCTGAGTATTGTCAGTATCCTGAAACATTCAAATACAAgatgtaagtaattaattaattaattttaattcacactattaatgttttaacttgtatgtttgaaaataaaaacgATAATTTCCCGTCACTAGGAAGATAatcccttattttttttattgtaataagttAATAACCAATAATTAAAGGGGAGCTCACCACAACTATGTTATCCAGCCAAGGCAACATCCATTCTGGCACAACGCTGAGATGCCCATCGATCATCTCCTGCAACCTCTCCGCGGTGCAGCGATCAGTTGAGGTCGGTGTCAGCCACGTGCGAGGTAATGTGGCAGGTAGGATCCAAACGGCTCCAGCGGTAGGTGTCAGTCCAGCGTCCCCGCCAGCACATAAAGCAGCTCGAACGGCTCGTGCATCCTCCGCGCAGACGAACACGATACGACCGCTAGCACGTGCCACTCGTTCCGCCCACTGCGATTAAACGTTACACACTACTATGTAGCAAGACAATGAACTCTATTGAGCGAGAGCCATAAAACGCGAAATGAACTCCAGTGAATAATAGTTATTACAATTCCGTGACTGTATTAcattgaaaataagtaaaacgGTTGTAGAGTTTTGAGATGGTTAATGGTTTTATGAGTTaacccaggggttcccaatctttcaCAAtcttttgtcacggcgccctactttaCCTAGCTATTGGAAAAAGATccataagtaaatattttgaatgataataatagttaggttaagcagggaaataataaataacaaatatttaatcatatttgtggttttggatagggatggaggatcgactcacggcgccacTCTTGCTTTTTCAcagcgcaccagggcgccgcggcgcacagtttgggaacccctgagttAACCTAAAGGTTTTTAATCgattaaattacttataaacTACATATACCAGTCTTGggtttaaaaaaaaggtataccTAACAGATCAACGGAgagaaacaaataataattacctgAGTAAATATATCTGGATCATAATCGGAGTGATCAGCAGGAAGCTCACGATGAGCGACCACTTCTGTTTTAAGTCCTACAGCTGACAGCACAGGGCGAGTAGCTGGCTCACTTAACGCGCTCAAGCGGCGCCAACCCAGGGCTTGCATCAATGCAGCCAACACGTCCGCTGGTGCCCGAGCGTCGCCAGCAGCGAGTAGTGTGAGGGCCGCTGCCGGAGGTGCAGGTGGAACTTGAGCGGTGTAGGCTAGCACTGGCATGCCCAGGCCCGGGCCCTGACGAGCGACATCCGCGTATGCGGCGCCACATGCTGGGCCAGCTACTCCAGATAACTCTCCGTAATCTCCATTCCCAAGGGCGTTTATGAGATACTGGTACGCTCTTGCGGCATCACATTGATCATCGTAGATTTCAAcctgaaattacattttttgttatttcttcttagattttattgtatttagAATAACACTAactattagttatttattacattttaaaactaaCCTTAAATCTTACTACGCCTGACCATTGCTTTTCTAGATCTCTTTCAGCTAGCGCAGCAGCAGCTGCAAGAGCAGGAGCGTCGTAGGTTTCCCGGCATGTGGCATTGGGTAGCAGTACCGCCACTCGTAGCTGCCGGGCTACTGTCCGAGCGGGGTGCGCTTGCAAAAAGTGACGGACGGCCACAGTAGGTCCAGACGCAAGTGAGAGTGCTTCGAGCTCATTGAATTCTCCACCGTTGAGGTACAAGCGCGCTAGAGACCGTAAACCGCTAGGTGAATGTGCCAATGCACGGGTGTTAACTAGTTTTTGGATGCGGCGACTTTCGAATGCACATTCTTTGGCTTCGATATCTCCTCTACACGGCGTGGGACCCAAAGCATTAAAAGGTGAGCTGAGTCTGATACCTTCGGGAGCCCAATCACAAAAAATGTGCGAATTGATCGAGGAGTTTGTGATGTTAAAGTCACTAACGGGAATAACGTTCACTTTCAAATTGTACGATAGGGCGATCGAGACGAGCAGCTCAGCTTCGCTCTTGTCTCTGGCTAGGACTGTCGCACAATATTCCACTGTTTCGTTACATGAACCTTTATTTTGGACGGTTAAAGCTTGTTCCAGTTGAGATTCCTTTGTTGTTGTGCTCTTTTTAATAGCCTTAAGCGAGTAATGGGCTGCGATGTTTTCGTCGGCGAGATCGAGTAGAGACCGAGCGGGCGGTGCGGCGTAGCACACTCTCCGTAGAGGCGGCGTGCTGTCGCCGAGTTCATCGAGACCGGCATCCCGGAGGAGAGGGGCCGAGGGTGCCGCGGCAGCGGGTACAGTGAGCAACGCCACGTGCAAGCGAGAGGCTGCGAGCTCCGCTATAATAGCCCGCCGACAGGCTCGCGAGTCCGCACGAGTCATACATTCGGCAGGTGGGAGAACTGACAGGGCGCGGACGCCGGTAGCCCGCAACACTGCTGCCGCTAGTTCACCCAGCGCTGCGCCGCCCGGGACTGCGGCGGTAACGTTCACATTTTCAGGCGCCGCGCTTCCGTCTGCTGCGACTACGGAGGCGCCTACGCTGATGACCGCAAAGATCACAAGTAAATCCGAAATGCAGAAACTCCACCGCCTGAAACCAAATTGTATttgtcaaatttttttttgcactaaattaatattgtagttaggtatatttttagtaccattttacttttataataataataataaagattttttttaatgaagtaagggggcaaacgagcaaacgggtcacctgatgaaatgcaacttccgtcgcccatggacactcgcagcatcagaagagctgccggtgcgttgccggccttttaagagggaatagggtgataggggagggtagggatgggaagggaagggaagggaatagggaaggttagggaagggaatagggtaggcgattgggcctccggtgaactcacttactcggcgaaacacagcgcaagcgctgtttcacaccggttttctgtgagaaggtGGTATTTctcattcgtgtcgaagcatggctctcctacgttaATATTTACTCAAATTACATAAGTttctttataataatgtattgcaATGAACAAATTTATGGGATGTAAAAATAAACTTGGTATCAAATGAATATTGATAAGCGATATCTTTTCCGGGTAGCTGCTGCCTGCTTTTATAAGCGATACTAGTTCTAATAGCGTAGCAAGGACATTTTGGATACAATGGTAAACAGGACGTCGAGTGAACACAAATTAGGCCCACACCAAAACAGGCCCgtaattatatttgttttaaGGTCAAACTCGTGTACTACAagatacagggtgcaattaaaccttcttgccaatttttttccagggctaaggtatcattaggagagtccatttaataaaaaaaattgggtgcaatttttttaatgacatattttatcccatttaaaatcgttgcagaacgcgGTCACTCACGAcgcgggggaatgagcgggGGTATGCGGAGGGAGGCGCGCGCGgtggttggtactactaatatatatatgtatatattctgtggcggGGGCACGTCACATGACGTCAcacgcgggcgacgcgtcgtgtccattatttgtagtgttttttaggataactttttctcaatattttagtacagagtgattataaaagaaaaaatacgtgtattttcaTTTTTGACAAGCATCAGtacttatatcaaaatttggcaggaaggtttaattgcaccctgtataatgtatTCGTGAAAAACAACTCGTACTTACAAGAAATAAATGAAAACATTCATTGAATTATTGTTGTTCTGTGTATAATTTATACACAGAATTAATTTCTGTGAGATCACGTGCAAAAGTTTTTATGAAATCAAGAAACCTTTCTCAAGGGCTTTATATacctatttctttactctctacagtctacactttTAAGATcagtttgacgtgggagagccatgcttcggcatgaatgggccggctcgaccggagaaataccacgggctcacagaaaaccggcgtgaaacagcgcttgcgctgtgtttcgccgagtgagtgagtttaccggagagcCAAcccccctacccttttcctttccctaccctcccctatcaccctattccctcttaaaaggtcggcaacgcacctgcagctcttatgatgctgtgagtgtccatgggcgacggaagctgctttccattaggtgacccatTTGCCTTGCCCCCCCCTTTGCCCCcccctttcataaaaaaaatcagcaatTCAAGCTAATATTCGTAAACTAGAACCTTTACTTGTTTTAATCTAGACTGGAGTTGTCTtagtctaaattcaaacacacTGATAATAAAATGAACACTGATAATGATTGTGTTATACTAATGCTATCTTAAATAGATCATTGCATGGCAGTGAATAGTGATTTCAATGAACTATGAACAGTGTCTACTGTGTAGTGTACTGTGAGTCCGTAACTACCTATatcttattatcttatatctttaaacgatatataggggtttcgggggcgataaatcgatctagctaggaatattttttagaaaatatcattttattcgtgttttatcgaataatgTTTTATGGTAATATAATGAATACTAGTCTAATGGctagtattcataatattaccattaccctcttaaaaggccggcaacgcacttgcaactcttctgatgctgcgagtgttcatgggcgacggaagttgctttccatcaggtgacccgtttgctcgtttgcccccttaattcattaaaaaaaatatcattgcctgtgtatccccccccccccccccccccccccccccctctaatccgtatgtcaactagaatgggtctttaaacttttaccacctaaaaacattagtttttaCTTTCTTGCTACGTTTTTCTTTTGGTGTGTTTTTTGGTGTGTTTTTGGTGACGTGAGAGtaagacgtgatgccctaaggacggatgATTTTTGtccttctggtgccccctcagacgtaaTGCCCTAGGCGATtgtttaatttgattaagggttgaTCCCCACTGCCCTTGGAAAAAGTACATTTTGCCACCGTAAAAACTATTCCATGTAACTTTTGGTCACTCTATGCTTCAAGGTAGAATAGCAgagtataatatacttaatatagatCCAATgaccaattaaatatttactaaactttatattaatcgtgaagaggtaacagagtacagagaatactttaaaataaacttacatttCTATCGGTGGAAAACTGTAGAATTAAGTTTTGTTGCTGCTCTAGCGGCCACATTAGTACTGGTCAATTCCTCAGCTCTAGTAGACTCTTGAATTTCTAGTCTTTGACTAAATCCAGCATCACACTTCCTGAAaccaaaatcaaatcaaactgctataagtaaatattatgatgtttgtGATCTCatgttttttttggtttaaataatttattatgaactTTGTTCGcactttatcatattattttgacCAAAACTTTTTACTTAGGTTAGCAACCCAACAAAAAAGTCGTCTGTGGATGTATACTTAGTAATATTGTTTGTTGGTAAATATGAGCTGTATAAACTGAAGATAGATTCTATTTTCGTTTGGATAGAGGAACACACATAATCGCCGAGCTTTATAagacactagatgtcccgcgcggcttcgcccgcgtaaattaggaattttacagaaactgtacattttcccataaaaaatagctcttatgtccctactcccttcacttggtctactctatatctgtgccaaatatggccataaaaatagctccagtagttcgtaatttctaatatttcccacgtattttcctgagtttcttcggtcgcattagtcttagcgtgataatataacatagcctatagtcttactcgataaattagcgctctatctaacactgaaataagtttctaaatcggaccagtagtttctgagataagtgcgttcaagcaaacatactctaaactcttcaggtttataatattaagtatagatttttttcaattatcgcttgacaaactcgagtcttgatctaaaagactatgaaaagtaccaatgacagggtcattataggctcataagtcataaccatggaacgatgtatggtataataatatggaagtgatgatgatgatgatgaatgtaatttgcacagtactcccaaacttgtatctataaagaatcaggagttctctcagcaccttccgaaccacggtataccaggtatacctcggtgcaaaatcttacttgttggtagcatatgcttagaacacttctcacgaaaccgaagtcaccgcAATAtgcttccatataaattttgaggagttccctcgattacttatgcatccttcatcagatcgccacttttgtgcaaataataccaaattgggatgataccctatataccaaaagaaaaattttgaaaatcggttaacaaacgatggagtaatcgttgaacataaaaaaacgaacataacacctcccccattttgaaagtcggttaaaattgtagcctatgtgttattctgatgtatatgctatattattgtaaagtttcattaaaatccgttcagtagtttttgcgtgaaagagtaacaaacatccatacatccacacatccatactgTTCTACTTTCTTTTGCACCTTGCCCTTCTTCTTCACCACTTCTGTCCATGACAGAGAGGAAGCGGGACCCGGCGCTGCTGGTGTTGGAGCAGCATCGTGTCTCGACGCAGCTGCTTCTACGGCGGTTGCAGACTTCTTTATTTTCCTCTTCTTCTTTTGAGCCGGACCAGAATTCAGAAATGGCATCAGTGTTGATACCACTGGTTCCGGCTCGGTTCTGCAGGTGATGGAGCAGGCATGACTCACGGATTACCAGTACGGCGTCCTTTAGAGCCTTGACGTAAGTCCCGCTCAGATTTCTGGACGTTTTGGCCACCTTGGTGATGGAGTCTAGGCCCTCAGTTATCTGTGAGCCTAGTTTTGCCAAGGTGACCGCGTCTTCCTCTCCCATTATCACATCCAATGTGTTCGAGGATATCGACAAGCGTTGTGCTCGCATCTGTCTAAGCCTCTCCTCCATGAATTCTTTCTCGGCCTCGGCTTTTTCGACTTCCCGCC
This genomic window contains:
- the LOC121728746 gene encoding uncharacterized protein LOC121728746 — encoded protein: MRWSFCISDLLVIFAVISVGASVVAADGSAAPENVNVTAAVPGGAALGELAAAVLRATGVRALSVLPPAECMTRADSRACRRAIIAELAASRLHVALLTVPAAAAPSAPLLRDAGLDELGDSTPPLRRVCYAAPPARSLLDLADENIAAHYSLKAIKKSTTTKESQLEQALTVQNKGSCNETVEYCATVLARDKSEAELLVSIALSYNLKVNVIPVSDFNITNSSINSHIFCDWAPEGIRLSSPFNALGPTPCRGDIEAKECAFESRRIQKLVNTRALAHSPSGLRSLARLYLNGGEFNELEALSLASGPTVAVRHFLQAHPARTVARQLRVAVLLPNATCRETYDAPALAAAAALAERDLEKQWSGVVRFKVEIYDDQCDAARAYQYLINALGNGDYGELSGVAGPACGAAYADVARQGPGLGMPVLAYTAQVPPAPPAAALTLLAAGDARAPADVLAALMQALGWRRLSALSEPATRPVLSAVGLKTEVVAHRELPADHSDYDPDIFTQWAERVARASGRIVFVCAEDARAVRAALCAGGDAGLTPTAGAVWILPATLPRTWLTPTSTDRCTAERLQEMIDGHLSVVPEWMLPWLDNIVVDTDNTQENGSSTIEAADEAWIKRWHTQCRYLGAKCTQASPHAALLYDSLKLWAAALSKALVSRPDTLDALHHPSLARELVMNASKTSYTGLTGDFEWASVGEETEGAAFARASPMVLLQWNEGKRHVVGRYSDGQLTLQKEFIHWRTPDGRIPDDGDEDCAIRPLANFLHSNCRTAFVTLGILSLGLVIIALASTALYCKRRAEREYRARLERALGLRSLLPKTVGLDRWEVPRERVVINRKLGVGAFGTVYGGHALLAEDRGWTAVAVKTLKAGASTEEKLDFLSEAEAMKRFEHKNIVKLLGVVTKTEPVCTVMEFMLYGDLKNYLLARRHLAVEAGADTDEQVSARRLTSMALDAARALSYLAQLRYVHRDVAARNCLVSARRVVKLADFGMTRLVFENDYYRFSRKGMLPVRWMAPESLALGVFSPASDVWSFGVLLYEIVTFGSLPFQGLSNSEVLERVKAGNTLDLPSGLKPQLEGLIRSCWQQDYKARPTASEVAAFLADSPRLLSPCLDVPLDALPLDAEPPWRLPRERAEARWVSWAAPASADTDTTYLSAEGPRETDQFLP